The DNA region CCGAGGCGGATGAGGGGCGCAAGGTCTTTGCTTCAAGCTTTTGTGCTTCAGCGGCGTCCCTCATCCGCCCTCACTGCGTTCGGGCACCTCTCCCGCCCAAGAGCGGGAGAAGGAAGAGCGCCCCCGCGCGAATCCTGGATTTCGTGCCGGGCCTGGCCTATAAGCGCGCCTTCGACGCAACCTCCCGATGAATATCGGCTTCGAGCCTGCCGGAGAGCCGCATGGCTGGTCATTCCCAGTTCAAGAACATCATGCACCGCAAGGGCAAGCAGGACGCCATGCGCGCCAAGCTCTTTGCGAAGCTCGCCCGCGAGATCACGGTCGCGGCGAAGATCGGCCAGCCCGACCCTGCTTTCAATCCGCGGCTGCGGCTCGCCATCCAGGCGGCGCGCGCCGAGAACATGCCCAAGGACAATATCGAGCGCGCCGTGAAGAAGGCGCAAGGCGGCGATGCCGAGAATTACGACGAGATCCGCTATGAGGGCTATGGGCCCGGCGGCGTCGCCGTGATCGTCGAGGCCCTGACCGACAACCGCAACCGCACCGCCTCCGAGATCCGTTCCTATTTCACCAAGAGCGGCGGCAACCTGGCCGAGACCGGGGCCGTCTCCTTCATGTTCGAGCGTGTCGGCCTCATCGAGTTCGACGCCAAGGTGGCGAGCGAGGATGTGATGCTCGACGCGGCGATCGAGGCCGGCGCCTCCGACGTCGCCTCCTCCGAAGGCGGCCATGAGGTCACCTGCGCGGCCGACGACCTCGCCGAGACCGCCAAGGCGCTCGAGGCGAAATTCGGGCCGCCGCGCAAGGCGTCCCTCGCCTGGCGGCCGCAGAACACGATCATGCTCGACGATGAGAGCGGCGAGAAGCTCATCCGGCTGATCGGCACGCTCGAGGACAATGACGACGTCCAGAACGTCTATGCCAATTTCGAGATTTCGGACGCGCTGATGGCCAAGATGGAGGGGTGAGCTGTCGCCTCTACGCCTGATCGGCCTCGATCCGGGGCTGCGTCGCACCGGCTGGGGCGTGATCGCGGTCGACGGCACCCGCCTGTCCTATATCGCCTGCGGCGTGGTCACCAGCGACGACAAGCGGCCGCTGGCCGAGCGGCTGCTGCAGCTGCATCAAGGGCTCAGCGAAGTCATCGCGACGCACGCCCCATGCGAGGCGGCGGTCGAAGAGACCTTCGTCAGCAAGGATGCGCGCGCCACGCTCAAGCTCGGCCATGCCCGCGGCGTCGCATTGCTGGTTCCGGCCCTGCTCGGCCTGCCGGTCGCCGAATACGCCGCGAACCTCATCAAGAAGACCGTGGTCGGCGCCGGTCATGCCGAGAAGCATCAGGTCGAGGTGATGATCCGCCTACTGCTGCCGAAAGCCGATCCGAAGGTCGCGGATGCGGCCGATGCGCTGGCGGTGGCGATCACCCATGCGCATCACCGCTCCCGCCCGGGGCGTTGATCGGAGGACGCAGCCCCTTTCGTGAATCGCCTTCGCGGAAGAGAATCAACTATGATCGGTGCTGCGTCGCATAGGCACGCGGGACCTGGGTAGGTGGGATCTCGGTTCGCGGAGCCTTAGTGCATCGCAGGGATGAACGCATGATCGGCAAGCTCAAGGGTGTGGTCGACAGCTATGGCGAGGATTTCGTGATTCTCGATGTGCATGGCGTCGGCTATCTGGTGCAATGCTCCGGCCGCACTTTGCAGGCCTTGCCGCGCCCGGGCGAGGCGGCTGCCTTGTCCATCGAGACGCAGGTGCGCGAGGATGCGATCCGCCTGTTCGGCTTCCGCGAGGACGCCGAGCGCGAATGGTTCAGGCTGCTGCAGACCGTGCAGGGCGTGGGCGCCAGGGTGGCGCTCGCCATCCTCTCGGCCTTCGACGCGGACGAACTGGCGAACGCCGTCGCCTCGCGCGACAAGGCCAAGCTGCAGCGCGCCCAGGGCGTTGGCGCCCGGCTCGCCGAGCGCCTGGTGACCGAGCTCAAGGACAAGGTGCCGGCCTTCGCAGGCGTCGATCCGTTGGTTGCGAGGCTCGCCGGCGCCGTCGAGAACAGGAGCCTGCCGCAGCCCGTCGCCGACGCGATCTCGGCGCTGGTCAATCTCGGCTATGGCCAGCCCCAGGCGAGCGCCGCCATCGCGGCAGCACTCAAATCGGCAGGCGATGCCGCGGCCGCTTCGCAGCTCGTCAAGCTCGGCCTGAGGGAGCTGGCGCGGTGAGTGGCGCAGCGGCCGATCTGCCCGTCGCGGCCCCTGAATTCGATTCCGGCTTTCGCAGCGCGCTGCGTGAGCTGTTCGTGTGGCGGCGTGATGTGCGGCGCTTCCGGCGCACGCCCCTGCCGGCCGGAGCCCTCGAGCGGCTCCTCGAGCTCGCGAGCCTTGCGCCCTCCGTGGGCCTGAGCCAGCCCTGGCGCTTCGTGGTCGTCGAGGATGCGGCGCGACGCAGCGCCGTGCGCGCCTGTTTCGAAAGCTGCAACGGCGAGGCCTTGCGGGCCCAAGGCGCACAGGATGCGGACCGGGCGAGCCTTTATGCGCGGCTGAAGCTCGCAGGCCTCGACGACGCGCCCTGCCAGATCGCGGTCTTCGCGGATCGCTCGACGCCGCAAGGCCACGGGCTCGGTCGCCGGACCATGCCGGAGATGATCGATTACTCGACCGTCATCGCCATCCATACGCTGTGGCTCGCTGCACGTACCGAAGGCATCGGGGTCGGATGGGTCTCGATCCTCGAGCCGGCGCGCATCGCAGCCATCTTAGAGACGCCCGAGGAATGGAAGCTCGTCGGCTATCTGTGCGTCGGTTATCCGGCTGAAGATTGCGACACGCCGCTGCTCGAACGGCAGGGCTGGGAGCAGCGCCGGGCCGCATCGGCCGCCATCATCAGGCGCTGACCAAAGTCACTGACGAAAACGGCCCGCCTTTTGGGCGGGCCGGATGTGATTGCAGTTATCTCGCCTCGGCGGAACGTCAGGTCTGCGGTTGCGGTTCGAGACCGGGATCGGGCTCAGGCCGAGGCCGGCCGCGCCCCGCCTGCGGCACAGGCGAGCCGCGCTGCGGCTTCGGCTCCTCCGACTGCTCGCGCACCGGGCGCTTGCCCGCCAGGAGCTCGCGGATCTCCTCGCCCGTCAGGGTCTCGAATTCGAGCAGTCCCTGGGCCAGGGCTTCGAGGGCGTCCTTCTTGTCCGTGAGGATGCGCGTCGCCTCGGCATAGCCGCGCTCGACCAGGCGCCGGATTTCGGCATCGATCTTCTGGGCCGTCGCCTCGGAGATATTCTGTTGGCGCGACACCGAATAGCCGAGGAAGACCTCTTCCTGGTTCTCGCCATAGGCGACGGTGCCGAGCTCGCTGGAGAAGCCCCAGCGCGTCACCATCATGCGGGCAAGCCTCGTCGCCTGCTCGATGTCGGAGGCCGCGCCCGAGGTGACCTTGTCGGCACCGAAGACCAGCTCCTCGGCGACGCGCCCGCCCATCATGATGGTGAGGCGAGAGGTCATCTGCTCGAAGCTCATCGACAATTTGTCGCGCTCCGGCAACTGCATGACCATGCCGAGGGCCCGGCCGCGCGGAATGATGGTCGCCTTGTGCACCGGGTCGGTCGCAGGCACGCTGAGGGCGAGCAGCGCGTGGCCTGCCTCGTGATAGGCCGTGAGGCGCTTTTCGTCCTCCGTCATGACCAGGCTGCGGCGTTCCGCGCCCATCATCACCTTGTCCTTGGCGTCCTCGAATTCCATCATGGTGACCAGCCGGCGCCCACGCCTTGCGGCGAGCAGCGCTGCTTCGTTCACGAGGTTCATGAGATCGGCGCCGGAAAAGCCGGGCGTGCCACGCGCGATGGTCTTGAGCTCGACATCGGGGGCGAGCGGCACCTTGCGCACATGCACCTTGAGGATCTTCTCGCGGCCGAGCACGTCGGGCGCCGGCACCACGATCTGACGGTCGAAGCGGCCGGGGCGCAGCAGCGCCGGATCGAGCACATCGGGCCGGTTGGTGGCCGCGATGATGATGATGCCTTCATTGGCCTCGAATCCGTCCATCTCGACCAGCAATTGATTGAGCGTCTGCTCGCGCTCGTCATTGCCGCCGCCGAGACCCGCGCCGCGATGCCGACCGACGGCGTCGATCTCGTCGATGAAGATGATGCAAGGCGCGTTCTTCTTCGCCTGGTCGAACATGTCGCGCACGCGCGAGGCGCCGACACCCACGAACATCTCGACGAAATCCGAGCCCGAGATGGTGAAGAAGGGCACATTGGCTTCGCCCGCGACGGCGCGCGCGATCAGCGTCTTGCCGGTGCCCGGAGAGCCGACCAGCAGCACGCCGCGCGGAATGCGCCCGCCGAGCCTTTGGAACTTCTGGGGGTCCTTCAGGAATTCGACGATTTCCTGCAGATCCTCCTTCGCCTCGTCGACACCGGCGACGTCCTCGAAGGTGACGCGGCCATGCGCCTCGTTGAGCAGCTTGGCCTTGGACTTGCCGAAGCCCATGGCGCGCCCGGCGCCGTTCTGCATCTGCCGCGACAGGAAGAACCAGGCGCCGACGATCAGGAGGAAAGGCAGGGAATTGAGCAGGATCGCCATGAACCACGGCGTCTCGGAGGATTGTGGCTTCGCCGAGATCTGCACGCCCTTCTGCGTCAGCTTGCGGATGAAATCCGGATCGTTGGGCATGTAGGTCTGGAAGGGACGGCCATCCCGGAAGGTGCCGCTCACCTCCTGGCCCGAGATCACCACGCTCGAGATATTGCTCTGATCGGCCTCGACGAGAAGCTGGCTATAGGGAATCTCGGAGGTTCCGGCACGCTGGCCGGGGCTCTGGAACAGCGTCACCAGGGCGAGCACCAGGAGAATGATGATGGCCCAGAGCGCGAAATTGCGGAGGTTCGGATTCATCGCTTCACTTGTCTTCCGAGGGCGACGCTCCAGCCGCGTCCACAAGGCATATCCATAACCGATCGACGTTTATGTAGGGCTGCGCCACTCCCATTCCAAGCAGAGTTCGTCGCAATCCCGAACATACCGTCAAATCGCGCATCAAACCAGCACCATCGACGCATTAGAGTTACCCTGATTCGCAGGGTTCGGGCTGGCTTCCAGGCCGCCTTCCCTTGCTTCCCTTGCCGATCCGGCCGCCGGAGCTGTCTCGGCCGGTTTGCGGCCCCGGCGCCTCGACGGTTCGGGGCGCAGACGCAACCGGCCAGCGGCATCGCAGGCAAGCACCGCACCGGCGAGCGTGCATCTGAGGGCTCGGCGCTCCGCGACCGCGGCATAGAGCGCCGCGACCGCCCCCTCCACCCGCTCGAGGCGGATGGGAGCGGCGGTCTCTTGGTCCCTTTGACCATCTTGGCCCCGCAGCTCGGCGAGCGCCAGCAGCAGCACGCGTAGCGCGATATCGCGCGGCTCGCGCTCGATGAGCCGCACCATGTCGAGCACGATTCCGTGCGGGTCTGCCTCGAGCCTTCCTGCATCAAGCCTTCCCGCATCAAGCCTTGCGGATGCGAAAGCTTCCACGGCCTTTGTTTCCAGCGCCTCCTCGGCGGAAGCTGCCCGTTCGGCGAGCTTGGCGAGGCGCCGCGCCGTCAGGCCTTCCTTCCGCAGCGCCGGAGCGAGCTTGCGCCAGCGCGCCCGGGCGAAGCGCGGATCGGCATTCGACGGATCCTCGACGAAAGGCCAGGCATTGGCACGGCAGGTGGCGAGGAGCCTTGCCTTGGCGATTCCGAGAAACGGCCTGCCATGGCGCAGCCCCGGTCGCCGCTGCGTGAGAGGCCGCATCGCGGCGAGGCCAGCCAGACCCGAGCCATGCGCGATGCGCATCAGCACGGTCTCGGCCTGATCGTCGAGCGTATGCGCCGTGAGGAAGAGCGAGGCGCCGATCTCGCGCGCCTTGGCGGCGAGAAGTGCGTAACGGGCGACGCGCGCCCGCTCTTGGATGCGCGTCGTCGGCTTTACGCCCTCCCAGGTCAGGATGCTGTGTGTCAGGCCGCAATCCCTGGCCCAGAGGCCCACACGCTCGGCCTCGGCGCGCGAGCCGGCGCGCAATCCGTGATCGACGGTCGCGACATGCAGGTTGCAGGCCGGGTCGCGTCGCATGAGTGTCGCGCAAAGGCGCATCAGCGCCACCGAATCCGGCCCGCCGGAGACCGCAAGCAGAACGCGGCCGGCCTCTGCGAGCGCAGGCGCCAGAAGCCGTGCCGCTTCCTCGATCCCGATCGGCAGATCATCATCGCTCCGAAAATCACCGGCCGCGACAGTGGCCGCCTGCTGGTCGGCAGCTGCGGCGCCAGGACCTGCCTTGGGCTCTGACAATTCGGCTCAGCTCGCGCAGCTCAGCTGGCGCATTTGGCGCGCTGCTGCTCACGCTGCACGTCCTTCAGGAGGGTCGGACGCGCGGTCGGATATTTGCGCCCGATCTCGGCGAAAGTCGCGCAGGCTTGATCATTGGCGCCGAGCCCACGCAAGGACACGCCGAGCTTGAACATCCCGTCCGGCCCCTTGGAGGATGTGCCGAAGCTGGTGGTGATCTTCAGGAATTGCTCGGCCGCGTCGCGGTAGCGGGCGCGCTGCAGATAGCTCTCACCCAGCCAATAGGTGGCGTCGGGCGTCAGCTTCGAGCGCGGATGCGATTGCAGGAAGCTGCGAAATCCCATCTCGGCCTGCTCGAACTGGCGCTGCTGGATGAAGGTATAGGCGTTGTCGAAGTCGGCGCGGACCGAATCCGTGCCGGTCGCGGCCATCGACGCCAGCGCCGGGCGCGCCGGCTGGGCGGGCGGCATGCCGGCCGGGCCGCCGGCCCCTGCGATATCGAGCGGCGTGCCGGCCGGAACCCGGGGCGCGTCCGGATCCTCCATGATGGGGCCGGGCATCGCAGAACGGCGCATGGGCGGCGCGGCGCTATCGGGCGAGCCCAGTGGGCGCGGTGCTCCCGGCGCATTCAGATCGGCCTGCGGATCATAAGCGTCGCCGCGGCCTGCCGGGCGAGGCGGCACAGCGCCAGGGACGGATGAGGCAATCTGCCGCGGGGGAGAAGCCGGCAACGCGGAGGCGCGCGGGGTCGAGGCCTGACCCGACCCCTTGCCGCTGTCCTGGAAGCGAAACTCGGTATCTTCCTGGAAGCGCTTGAGCTGCTCGCGCAATTGCTGGTTCTGGAACTGCAGCTCCTCGATCTTCCCGGACATCTGGCGCATCTGCGCCTCGAGCTGGGACACGCGCACCACCACCTCGGAGGCGTCCTGGGCGCGAGCCGGCGCGGACACGGCAGCGACCGTGAACCCGGCCAGA from Rhizobiales bacterium GAS188 includes:
- a CDS encoding DNA-binding regulatory protein, YebC/PmpR family, with protein sequence MAGHSQFKNIMHRKGKQDAMRAKLFAKLAREITVAAKIGQPDPAFNPRLRLAIQAARAENMPKDNIERAVKKAQGGDAENYDEIRYEGYGPGGVAVIVEALTDNRNRTASEIRSYFTKSGGNLAETGAVSFMFERVGLIEFDAKVASEDVMLDAAIEAGASDVASSEGGHEVTCAADDLAETAKALEAKFGPPRKASLAWRPQNTIMLDDESGEKLIRLIGTLEDNDDVQNVYANFEISDALMAKMEG
- a CDS encoding Holliday junction endonuclease RuvC (non-canonical start codon;~manually curated), translating into MSPLRLIGLDPGLRRTGWGVIAVDGTRLSYIACGVVTSDDKRPLAERLLQLHQGLSEVIATHAPCEAAVEETFVSKDARATLKLGHARGVALLVPALLGLPVAEYAANLIKKTVVGAGHAEKHQVEVMIRLLLPKADPKVADAADALAVAITHAHHRSRPGR
- a CDS encoding Holliday junction DNA helicase subunit RuvA, whose translation is MIGKLKGVVDSYGEDFVILDVHGVGYLVQCSGRTLQALPRPGEAAALSIETQVREDAIRLFGFREDAEREWFRLLQTVQGVGARVALAILSAFDADELANAVASRDKAKLQRAQGVGARLAERLVTELKDKVPAFAGVDPLVARLAGAVENRSLPQPVADAISALVNLGYGQPQASAAIAAALKSAGDAAAASQLVKLGLRELAR
- a CDS encoding cob(II)yrinic acid a,c-diamide reductase, producing the protein MSGAAADLPVAAPEFDSGFRSALRELFVWRRDVRRFRRTPLPAGALERLLELASLAPSVGLSQPWRFVVVEDAARRSAVRACFESCNGEALRAQGAQDADRASLYARLKLAGLDDAPCQIAVFADRSTPQGHGLGRRTMPEMIDYSTVIAIHTLWLAARTEGIGVGWVSILEPARIAAILETPEEWKLVGYLCVGYPAEDCDTPLLERQGWEQRRAASAAIIRR
- a CDS encoding cell division protease FtsH, with the protein product MNPNLRNFALWAIIILLVLALVTLFQSPGQRAGTSEIPYSQLLVEADQSNISSVVISGQEVSGTFRDGRPFQTYMPNDPDFIRKLTQKGVQISAKPQSSETPWFMAILLNSLPFLLIVGAWFFLSRQMQNGAGRAMGFGKSKAKLLNEAHGRVTFEDVAGVDEAKEDLQEIVEFLKDPQKFQRLGGRIPRGVLLVGSPGTGKTLIARAVAGEANVPFFTISGSDFVEMFVGVGASRVRDMFDQAKKNAPCIIFIDEIDAVGRHRGAGLGGGNDEREQTLNQLLVEMDGFEANEGIIIIAATNRPDVLDPALLRPGRFDRQIVVPAPDVLGREKILKVHVRKVPLAPDVELKTIARGTPGFSGADLMNLVNEAALLAARRGRRLVTMMEFEDAKDKVMMGAERRSLVMTEDEKRLTAYHEAGHALLALSVPATDPVHKATIIPRGRALGMVMQLPERDKLSMSFEQMTSRLTIMMGGRVAEELVFGADKVTSGAASDIEQATRLARMMVTRWGFSSELGTVAYGENQEEVFLGYSVSRQQNISEATAQKIDAEIRRLVERGYAEATRILTDKKDALEALAQGLLEFETLTGEEIRELLAGKRPVREQSEEPKPQRGSPVPQAGRGRPRPEPDPGLEPQPQT
- a CDS encoding tRNA(Ile)-lysidine synthase gives rise to the protein MSEPKAGPGAAAADQQAATVAAGDFRSDDDLPIGIEEAARLLAPALAEAGRVLLAVSGGPDSVALMRLCATLMRRDPACNLHVATVDHGLRAGSRAEAERVGLWARDCGLTHSILTWEGVKPTTRIQERARVARYALLAAKAREIGASLFLTAHTLDDQAETVLMRIAHGSGLAGLAAMRPLTQRRPGLRHGRPFLGIAKARLLATCRANAWPFVEDPSNADPRFARARWRKLAPALRKEGLTARRLAKLAERAASAEEALETKAVEAFASARLDAGRLDAGRLEADPHGIVLDMVRLIEREPRDIALRVLLLALAELRGQDGQRDQETAAPIRLERVEGAVAALYAAVAERRALRCTLAGAVLACDAAGRLRLRPEPSRRRGRKPAETAPAAGSAREAREGGLEASPNPANQGNSNASMVLV
- a CDS encoding tol-pal system protein YbgF, whose protein sequence is MMRPAARFIAILAGFTVAAVSAPARAQDASEVVVRVSQLEAQMRQMSGKIEELQFQNQQLREQLKRFQEDTEFRFQDSGKGSGQASTPRASALPASPPRQIASSVPGAVPPRPAGRGDAYDPQADLNAPGAPRPLGSPDSAAPPMRRSAMPGPIMEDPDAPRVPAGTPLDIAGAGGPAGMPPAQPARPALASMAATGTDSVRADFDNAYTFIQQRQFEQAEMGFRSFLQSHPRSKLTPDATYWLGESYLQRARYRDAAEQFLKITTSFGTSSKGPDGMFKLGVSLRGLGANDQACATFAEIGRKYPTARPTLLKDVQREQQRAKCAS